CTGATGCCCGACGATGAGCACGCGCCGCCCGCCATGGCGCAGGCAGATGCTGTCCAGCGCGCTCCGCAGCCGCAGGATCACGTCGCACCAGCTCTCGCCCCCCGGCGGCCGGTGGTAGAACTTGCCGAGGGAACGGCGGAACTCGGCCTGCTCCGGGTAATGCTCGGCAATGCCCTGGCTGGTCAGGCGGTCCAGCACGCCGAATTCCTTCTCGCGCAGCCGCTCATCCAGCACCATCGTGCCGGAGCCGTGCCGGAAGCCCGCTTCCTCGCGGATCAGCGCCGCCGTGTGGCGCGCGCGGCGATAGGGGGAGCTGAAGACGATCTCCGGCTGCTCCCCGTCCGGCATCGCGCCGAACCAGCGCCCCAGCGCGCGGGACTGCTCCTCCCCCAGCGGGCTGAGCGGCACATCCACATCGCGTTCCGCGATGTCGATCCGCGCCTGCCGCGCCGCCTGCGCGGCGGCGCGCGCGACATTTCCGGCACTCTGCCCGTGCCGGACGATCCAGAGCCGCTCGGGCCATCCCTGGGGCATCGCCGTTCCTTCCGTTGCTCTGGCGGAGAACGCGC
This genomic window from Roseomonas marmotae contains:
- a CDS encoding histidine phosphatase family protein; translated protein: MPQGWPERLWIVRHGQSAGNVARAAAQAARQARIDIAERDVDVPLSPLGEEQSRALGRWFGAMPDGEQPEIVFSSPYRRARHTAALIREEAGFRHGSGTMVLDERLREKEFGVLDRLTSQGIAEHYPEQAEFRRSLGKFYHRPPGGESWCDVILRLRSALDSICLRHGGRRVLIVGHQVVVLCLRYLLEGLTEEEILAIDREGDVANCGVTEYAFDPGLGLEGGMVLRHYNLTTPVEREGTRSTTQPHGGAPR